AAGCCCCTCTCCcaccccatagggaccccccagccccacttcCACCCCTATAAACCCCATTTCCACCCCATTACCCATTTCTCCCACCCCATAGGAACCCCCCAGCCCTATTTCCCCCCCATAAGCCCATTTCTCCcaccccatagggacccccTAGTCCCATTTCCACCCCCATAAGCCCATTTCCCCCACCCCATAGGAACCCCCcaccccatttccccccccatAAGCCCATTTCTCCcaccccatagggaccccccagccccattttCCCCCCCATAAGCCCATTTCCCCCACCCCATAGgaaccccccagccccacttcCACCCCTATAaaccccatttcccccccataacccccattttccCCCTACAAACCCCATTTCACCCCCATAAACCCATTTCTCCcaccccatagggacccccccagccccatttccccccccatAATCCCATTTCCACTCCTATAAACCCCATTTCCACCCCATTACCCATTTCTCCCACCCCATAGgaaccccccagccccatttccccccccataacccccatttcccccctaTAACCCCCATTTCTCCCACTCTAAGCCCCTCTCCCACCCCATAGgaacccccccagccccatttccTCCCCCATAACCCCCTTTCCACCCCATTACCCATTTCCCCCACCCCATCGAAACCCCCagccccatttccccccccataacccccatttcccccctaTAACCCCCATTTCTCCCACTCTAAGCCCCTCTCCCACCCCCATACAGCTCCTcccagccccatagcgccccccccagccccatagcgcccccCCACCTCATCGCAGGCCTGGCACCGGGGCCGCCGGGTCTCGGCGTGGTGCCTCCCGCAGTAGATGCGTCCGTCTTGGTAGAAGTAGATGAGGTCGACCAGTAACTCCCcgcactgggagcactggaagCACTGGGGGTGCCAACAGGCGCCGTGCCCCGCGCGCCCCGCGAACACCGCCATGTCCCCCCCCGCGATGCGCCGGCCACACTGCGGGGACACGGGTCAcgcatgggggggggggacacccccaaacccagggGTCCCCTTGGAAGgggttggggtggttttggggtggttttgggtgaTTTGGGGatggtttgggggtgttttagGGGGGGGTTGGGTGGTTTTTGGGGTGCTTTGGGGGGGTTTtaggtgttttggggtggttttgggtgttttggggtggttttgggatGGGTTTGAGTGCTTTTTGGGGTGCTTCGCGGTAGTTTTCAGAGGGTTTTAgagtggttttgggggggttgggcaggtttggggtgtttcagaGTGCTTTGGGGGTGTTCCAGGGTATTTTAGGGTATGACAAGATGGTTTTGGGGTGTCTTGGGGGTGTTTCACAGTGGTTTCGGAGCGTCCTGCagctgttttggggtgtttcacagtggttttggggtgttttagggTGTGCTCGAGGTGTTTCCAGGTCTTTTAGGGTGTTCTGGGGTGTTTGAAAggtgtttcagggtgttttggggtggttaatggtgttttgggggtgtttcagGGGGATTTTAGGGTGTTTAAtggtgttttgggttgtttCAGGCTGTTTCGGGGTGTTTcagtgtggttttggggtgcttcAGAGTGTTTAAtggtgttttgggttgttttgggctggttttggggtgttgcagggtgttttgggggtgttttggggtggttttggggtggttttggggtgtttcagggtgtttttggggtgtttttggggtgtttcaggcTGTTTCTGGGGTAtttcagggtggttttggggtgttttggggtgtttcagggtgtttAATGGTGTTTCAGGttgttttgggctggttttgggttgtttcagggtgtttttggggtgttttgggcatttttggggtgtttcagggtgaTTTTGAGGTgctttggggtgtttggggcaTTTTCggggtgtttcagggtggttttgggtgtttcagggtgtttaatggtgttttgggttgttttgggctggttttggggtgtttcagggtggttttggggtgtttcagggtgttttggggtgcttttGGGGTGTTCCGGGGTGTTTCCAGGTACCTGCCGGCAGCTGGCACCGGTGATGGTGAGGGGGAAGGGTCTGGCACAGCCTCGCCCCAGGTTCTCCCTCTTGCGCTGCCGGGcgaagagctgcagctcccggCGCTCCGCATCGCCCAGTGACGAGCAGtactggggctggggggggacacacagcGATGGAGGGGGGGGTCACGGGGTGCAGCACCCAAAACACCCCCTCAAACACCCGAAAACAcccctgaaacaccccaaaatgcaccaaaacaccccccaaacaccccaaattACCCCTTAAAGCCCCCAACCCCCTTTAACCCTCTGAACCCCCTAAACCCCTCaagcccccccaaaccctctgAACCCCCTTCAAGGCCCCCCCAACTCCCTTGACTCCCCCAGCCCCCCAAACCCTCTCTCCCCCCAGCCCCCTCCTTCAACCCCCCATCCCCAAAACCCCTTGAACCCCCCAAAAGccctgccccccccagccccttaAAGCCCCCAACTCCCTTTAACCCTCTgagccccccaaacccctcaagcccccccaaaccctccaaCACCCCCTTGACTCCCCCAGCCTCCCAAACCCTCTCTACCCCCCAGCCCCCTCCTTCAACCCCCCATCCCCAAAACCCCTTGAACCCCCCAAAGCCCCtgaccccccccagccccccaggGTCACCTCGGAGTCGTGGGGGGGCAGCTGGTGCAGGAGCTGCCGCCGCCGGTGCCGCTCCCCGGGGCTGTTCACGTACGGGACCTTGTCCTCGGGCAGGCATCGGAAGAACTGGGATACCTGGGGGCGGGGCTTAGTGGGGAGGGGCTCAAGGGGGCGGGGCGTAAGGGGGTGGGGCCCCAATATGGGGCGGGGCTatggggggggtgtcccccaaaggggctgggctggggcaagGAGCTCTATGGGGAAGGGTTGGAGAAGGGGGCGGGGCTTGGAGGGGGTGGGCGGGGCTTGGAGCAGGGGCGGGGCCTGGAGGGAGTGGGCGGGGCTTAGCCCTATGGACAGGGCCTGAAGTGGTGGGCGGAGCTTGAAGCAAGGGGCAGGGCTTGGAGGGGGTGGGCGGGGCTTGGAGGGGGTGGGTGGTCAGGGCTTCATTGGGGGGGTCCCCACAAGCGGTGGCTTTTGGGGTGCCATGAAGGGGGTCAGGGTTACATGGAGGATCCCCACAATGGTGGCTTTGGGGGGGTCCTGAAGGGGGTCAAGGTTACATGAGGGGGCCCCACAagtggtgggtttgggggggcccCACAAGGGGTGGCTTTGGGGGTGCCCTGAAGTGGGTCAAGGTTACATGGGGAGGCCCCACAAGTGCTAGGTTTGGGGGGGCCCTGAAGGGGATCAGGGTTATATGGGGGGGACCCACAAGGGGTGCATTTGGGGGAGCCCCACAagtggtgggtttgggggggcccTGAAGGGGGTCAGGGTACATGGGGGGGCCCCACAAGTGGTGGGTTTGGGGAGTCTCTCAAGGGGACCAAGGTTATATGGGGGGGCCCCACAAGtgatgggtttggggggggccCTGAATGGGGTCAGGGTTACATGGGTGGGCCCTACAagtggtgggtttggggggccCTCAAGGGGGTCAGGGTTAGATGGGGGGGCCCCACAagtggtgggtttggggggacCCTGAAGAGGGTCAGGGCTTCATTGGGGGGGTCCCCACAAGCGCTGTGGTTTGGGGGTgcccatgggggggggggtggtgtttgtTACCTGCTCAGGCTTGAGGCCGGGGGGGGCCCAAGCGAACTCCTCGGGGGCGCACCCCGAATCATCATCAGATGTGGGGTGCGGGTGGAAATCGGCCACGAGGCGCCACGTCACCAGCTCCAGGTCTGGGGGGGCCCCCCCCGGCGCCGTGCTCCCCCCGCGGGCACTTGCAGTGCTGACAGATCTtcctatgggggggaagaacATGATaaggggggggggacacacacgacaccccaaaatcaaaccaaccccccccatTCACCTCCATCCGTGCACGAGGAAGCCGGGACACTGGTCCCCGCAGGCCTGGCAGGGTTGGCCCCGGTCGGGGTCCTCGGTCTCGGAGGCCTAAAGGGGGGGACACAGGGTTAgaggggggggggcacccctAAATCATCGTCatggggggggggctggggcagccctAGAGGTGGAAGAGGGGCTGGAATgggagtttgggggggggttaCGGGTGGGGGGCCCACCAAAAGGgtgccccatagacacccccccccagcactcATCTGCCCCACAGACCTCCTTTAACTGCACTATAGCCCCCCCATGGCCTCCTTAgagccccctcctgccccatagatGCCCTTTACCTGCCCTATCGTCCCCCCATGGCCTCCTTAccacccctcctgccccatagagccctTCTCAgagccccctcctgccccatagatGCCCTTTACCTGCCCTATAGCCCCCCCAGAGCCTCCTTACAGCCCActcctgccccatagaccccctCTACCTGCCCTATAGCCCCCCCATGGCCTCCTTAgagctccctcctgccccatagagccctTCTCAgagccccctcctgccccatagatGCCCTTTACCTGCCCTATAGCCCCCCCAGAGCCTCCTTACAGCCCActcctgccccatagaccccctCTACCTGCCCTATAGCCCCCCCATGGCCTCCTTAgagctccctcctgccccatagagccctTCTCAgagccccctcctgccccatagacGCCCTTTACCTGCCCCATACCCCCCCCATGGCCTCCTTAcagccccctcctgccccatagaccccccccaCTGCCCTATAGCCACCCCATGGCCTCCTTAccacccctcctgccccacagaccccccccaCTGCCCTATAGCCCCCCCATGGCCTCCTTACCACCCATCCTGCCCCCAGACCCCCTTCCACTGCCCTGTATCCCCCCATAGCCTCCTTAcagccccctcctgccccatagagccctTCTCAGAACACCCTCCTGCCCTATAGCTCCCCCCAGAGCCTCACCTGCCCCACCTCTACCTGCCCTATATCTCCTCCATGGCCTCCTTAGAGCCCCCTCCTGACCCATAGACGCCCTTCACCAGCCCTATAGCCCCCCCATGGCCTCCTTACcgccccctcctgccccatagagcTCTTCTCAGAGCCCCCTCCTGCCCTATAGCTCCCCTCAGAGCCTCACCTGCCCCATATACCCCTTCGCCTGCCCTATAGCCCCCCCATGGCCTCCTTAcagccccctcctgccccatagccccTCCCCAGAGCCTCATCTGCCCCAGAGACCTCCCCAACCTGCCCTATAGGCCCCCTATGGCCTCCTTACCActcctcctgccccatagagccctCCTCAGAGCCCCCTCCCGCCCCATAGACGCCCTTTACccgccccacagcccccccatGGCCTCCTTCCAGCCCCCtcactgccccacagcccccccccatGGCCTCCCCCCTCACGGATCGCGCCGATCGCCGCCGCCGGGACCCGCGGGTGAACATGGCCGCCACTGGCCACGCCTCCTACGTCAGCCACGCCCCCACGTCAGCCACGCCCCCTCCCTTGGCCACGCCCCTTCCATTGGCCACGCCCCCTCACGGTCAACCCCCTCCGAGCACCGACCACTCTCGCCTGGCCCCGCCCCTAGAGCTGTCAATCAAGCACTAGCCCCGCCCACACCTACTCTGGCCACGCCCACCCTCGGCTCCGCCCCCTTCTTAAAGGGCCAGGGGCGTCGTGCTTAGGGGGGTGGGAtaaaggaggaggaatggggggtttgggggggtgaCACCCCAACATTGAGCCCCATGGGGAGGCTGTGGGGGGAGGAGCCTCTGGTGTGAGGCCACGCCCCCCCCGCATGctccacccccccaccccggggcCTTATCTGGgtttggggtgtgggggggcCCCAGTGCTGGTTGTTCGTCCTCAGTGCAGGTCAACAggtctgtggggctggggaccccCAAGTGGGGTGTGAAGTGTGGGGTGCGGTGGGGATGGATGCctgggggggggttggggaCCCCCAAGTGGCTTGTGGGGGGGAAGATCTATGGGTTGGGGTGTGGGGGGTTGATCTATGGGTTGGGGTATATTGGGGGATGACCTATGGGTAAGGGGGGGGCTGATCTATGGGTCAGTGGGGGGGCTCATCTATGGGTCAGAGTGTGTGGGGATGATCTATAGGTCAGGGACTCATCTATGGATCAGGATTGGGGGGGCTGATCTATGGGGGTCAGGGTATGCGGCAGTGTTGATCTATGGTTCAGTGGGGGGGTTCATCTACAGGTCAATGGGGGGGTTGATCTATAGGTCGGGGGGATGATCTATGGGTCATGGGGGGGGCTGATCTGCTGGTCAGGGGGGGGCTGATCTATGGGTCACAGTGTGGGGGGGCTGATCTATGGGTCAGAGTATGTGACGGGTTGATCTATAGGTCAGAGCGTGTGGGGCTGATCTATGGGTCcctctgtgtccccccccccgccctgtGAATGGGTGCGGCCAACGCCGGGTGTTGGGCACTGATAAGGGTCAGGGTG
The nucleotide sequence above comes from Strigops habroptila isolate Jane unplaced genomic scaffold, bStrHab1.2.pri NW_022045581.1_ctg1, whole genome shotgun sequence. Encoded proteins:
- the LOC115602884 gene encoding LOW QUALITY PROTEIN: prickle planar cell polarity protein 3-like (The sequence of the model RefSeq protein was modified relative to this genomic sequence to represent the inferred CDS: deleted 2 bases in 2 codons), whose amino-acid sequence is MFTRGSRRRRSARSASETEDPDRGQPCQACGDQCPGFLVHGWRKICQHCKCPRGEHGAGGAPPDLELVTWRLVADFHPHPTSDDDSGCAPEEFAWAPPGLKPEQVSQFFRCLPEDKVPYVNSPGERHRRRQLLHQLPPHDSEPQYCSSLGDAERRELQLFARQRKRENLGRGCARPFPLTITGASCRQCGRRIAGGDMAVFAGRAGHGACWHPQCFQCSQCGELLVDLIYFYQDGRIYCGRHHAETRRPRCQACDELIFAPRCTEAEGRHWHLGHFCCFECEGPLGGGRYLLRHGRAYCPPCHQAQHTHLCDACAGHIGPDQPHMTHRGQHWHALPGCFCCAACGRPLLGLPFLPRGGRLFCSRLCWAQRDPPPAQRDPPARRSWGGGRGTPAWLGTPVPPGGAAPTLDA